The sequence CGGGCTCCCCCGcgggccccggcccggccccgcgcAGCCCGAAGCCGCTTACTGTTGAGACCGACGGTGGTCGTGACCTTGGACAGGCTCATGCCCCTGTAGCCCTTGTGGAAGCGCGTTTTCGACTGTTCCAGGAACGTCTGCAACGACAGCCGCGCCGCGCCGCTGAGCCGGACGCTCTGGGCCGCGGCGACCTGCGGGCTCCGACCCGAGCGCACCCCCAGGCCCGCGGCGCGGCGGCGCCACCGAGCACGCACCGTCTTGCCGGCGTTGTCCAGCCCGAGGATGAGGATGCAGTACTCGTCCTTCCGGAACACGTACTTGTACAGGCCGGACAGCAGCGTGTACATGCTGCctgcgggcgggcggcggggcggcgtgggcggcgggcggcgggggctTCGCGGCCCCGGGGCCCGCCCCCGACCCGGACGCCTCCGCCCCGGACCCAGCTTCCCGGGGGCGGAACAGGTCCCGGTCCCCGGCCCGGCCGAGACGTCAGGTCTCCGCGCGCCGCCCCCGCCCgtcccgcccccgcccgccgcccccgccgcccgcgcccgcccgccccggcAGGTGCCCCGCAGACGCCCCGCGGGAGCCCGCGCCGCTAACCGCTTCCAGAGGCCGGGCGGCCGGCAGGGGGCGCGGACCGGCCGCGGCGGGAGGTCGCCTGGGCCCCTCGCCCGACCGGACACCGGGTCTCACGGCGAAGCGCCGTCGCGGAGTCCCCGCGGCCTACCTCGCGCCCGTCCGGGCCACGGAGCCGCCGCGCTCCTGACCCCGCCGACCTCCGCTGACCCCGCGCTGACCTCGCGCGCGGCCCGACGGGACGCAGGCCGGCGCCCGCGGAGGGCGGAGCCGTCCCGGCGCTCCCCGCGCGCCGCATCCCGGCGCTCCCCGCGCGCGGCACttccggcggcggcggcggcggcacttccggcggcggcggcggcggcacttccggcggcggcggcgctcgGGAGGAAGCGCCGGCGGGCTGCGAGGGCGGAAGCGGGCGCGCCGGCCGCTCTAGCCGGTGAGGCCGGCGGGGTCTCTATGGCGGCGGCCGGGAGCCCGCGCGGAGGAGGGGCCCGGTCCGGGCGCGGGGGCGCGATCGGGGGCGACNNNNNNNNNNNNNNNNNNNNNNNNNNNNNNNNNNNNNNNNNNNNNNNNNNNNNNNNNNNNNNNNNNNNNNNNNNNNNNNNNNNNNNNNNNNNNNNNNNNNNNNNNNNNNNNNNNNNNNNNNNNNNNNNNNNNNNNNNNNNNNNNNNNNNNNNNNNNNNNNNNNNNNNNNNNNNNNNNNNNNNNNNNNNNNNNNNNNNNNNNNNNNNNNNNNNNNNNNNNNNNNNNNNNNNNNNNNNNNNNNNNNNNNNNNNNNNNNNNNNNNNNNNNNNNNNNNNNNNNNNNNNNNNNNNNNNNNNNNNNNNNNNNNNNNNNNNNNNNNNNNNNNNNNNNNNNNNNNNNNNNNNNNNNNNNNNNNNNNNNNNNNNNNNNNNNNNNNNNNNNNNNNNNNNNNNNNNNNNNNCGGGGGGGGGGCCGGGCGCCCAGCAGCTCCGCCGCCCTTCTTCGCGCCCCCGAGACGCGAGGCGCCCCCGTCGGCTGCGCGGGCGGTGGTGAGCGGggtgggcgggggcggcgggggcggcgggggcggccgggcggcgggggcggcgggcccGGGGCTCAGCGGCCGCCGTCCTTGCAGCTCCGGGCGCGCGGagacccccgcccccggcccgcgccgCGCCCCCGCGATGGACGAGGAGGGCCTGCAGAGCGCGCTGCGCACCTACGACGGCCAGCTGCGGCAGGTGGAGCGGGCGCTGGGCGCCGGGCTGGACGCCGCCGGGCTGGACGCCGCCGGGCTGGCCGACCTGCGGCGGCTGCAGGGGGACCTGAAGGAGCTCATCGAGCTCACCGAGGCCAGCCTGGTGTCCGTGCGCAAGAGCAAGCTGTTGGCCGCCCTGGACGGAGCGCGCGCGGCCGCGGACGAGGCCGAGGACCTGGCGCAGGGCGTGGCGGGGCCGGCGGCGCCGGGGGCCGAGCCGGAGACCGGTCCCGAGCGGGGGGCGCCGCCGGCGGCCCGCGGgcgggagcagcagcagcagcagcagcagcagcagcagcagcagcagcagcagcaggacggGGCCGAGGACGGGGCCGAGGACGGGGCCGAGGACGACGCCGAGGGCGACGCCGAGGGCGCGTGGAGCGGCCGGAAGGTGAACGCCCCGTTCCGCAGCCCCTGGGGCACGCTGGAGTACCACAACGCCATGATcgcgggcgcggcggcggcgggcgcggaGGCGGCGGTGCGCgtgctctgcctctgccccacgcGCGAGTCGCTGAAGCCCTGCCCCTTCTTCCTGGACGGAAGGTGCCGCTTCCAGGAGCGCTGCAGGTAACCCGCCTCCCCGGGCCCGGGCGCGCGGACCCGCCTGCGGCGGCGCCGGGGCCGGGCGGTCCGCGGACAGCTCGGCCGGACGCTGGCGGGGCCCCGGGAGCGGGCGCGGACGGACGCGCGGCCCCCGagccgtccccccccccccccatgccccgCTGGCCCGCGGTGCCCCTTGCCGGGCTCCGTTGCGCCCCCGTCCTGCTGTCCTTCGCCTGCACGGATTTAAAGCGGTTCCGGGAACTCCCGGTGGTCGCGCCGGGGCTGCTCACGGCCGGGCCCCGACGAGCTGCGCCGGAGCTTCGTTAAGGTCAAGTGTCCGGGGTGCCGCCGGGCGGACCGGGCGTGCGCCGCAGCCTCTGGCAGGTGGTTTCCTTTCATTGCCAGTGATCCAGGGCGACCGGCCGCAGCGCCGTGGCTGTCGGGTCCACCGTGCCGTTGGCCCGTCGTTCCGCGCCGCTTCTTTCCTTGTGACCGGCACCGACGTGGCGCGGGCGTGTGGGGAAGTGCGTGAGCCTAAGTGCGCCCGAGTTCAGGGAGCGGAGCCCTCGGTGCGTTAGTCCCTCGGGGCGCCCCATGGCCCCGGCTGGCACTTCCCGGTGCTGCCTTCTCTGGGCCCGGCCGTGCCCCCGGCGTTGGGCACAGTTAGCGCATCTGTGCAGCAGCCCCACCAGCCGGGCCCTCCTACGACTAAGGTTGCCCGGCTCAGGGGCGGCACCCAGCCCCCGCCAGCTCCCGCGGGGCAGGTGGGCTCTGAGGTGGCCCCCGAGTGCTGTGCCCTCCCAGGCTTCACGCTGTGTTAGCTCTGCACGTGACTGGCGCCGCTTACGCCCGCCTCCCCATCGCCAGACCCATGGGCCGCTTTCTGGTATGTGctgccctttttttccctttaaacaaCTTATTTATTAGTGAGAGGGAGAGTGTGGGGTGCGGTGTGGCAGGAGAGGGACTGAGACCCACtcacgcaggctccctgctgagcgcggagcccGACCCTGAGCCGGTGACCCGAGCTGCAGCTTGACTTGgacgcccaaccagctgagccccccaggtgcccctgcttcacCTTTTTGAAAATAGAACAGGTGATGTTGAAACGTTTCGGACTCCCCCTCTGTCGCAGCCCTTCCCCAGTctgggagtctgtttccttcTAGCAGACCCCGTGGTTCACGCGGACCGTGTACAGAGTACGTACTTGTGCTATTTCTAGACAACAAGGGTGGCTCACTTCGCAGCTTTTCCTCCGCGTGTGTGTGACGTCGGTGTTGATGTCTCTGGAGCTCTTGGGTTCATTTCAGCCGCTGCGTTATCCTCCTCGCGAGTCTGCCGtatttattctgttcctttgatatTTCCCagggttgtttggtttttttttttttttttaagattttatttattggtgagagagagcgggagagcaAGCGAGGGCTCGCACACACAGGCAGGCGGcgcggcaggcagaggcggagagagacgcaggctccccaggagcaaggagccggatgtggggctcgatcccaggaccctggggccatgacctgagccgaaggcagaggctcaacccactgagccacccaggcgcccccgttttCCAGTTTCTGTTACAGACAGTTGGCCGTGAACATCTTAGTGTGTGTTCTCTTACGTGCCTGCCGGGAGTTTCTCCGGCGCCTGGCCCGTGTGGAGAGAGCACGCAGTGGCCGATTCTGCACGAGGCACACGTCTAGTCGCCGGTCCAGTGCAGAGGCACTGCCTGCGCTGCAGTTACCGGACTGGCGGGTCCCTGCCTAGTGCAAGCTGGGAAACTGGCATCGTGTTTgactttgtattttcttgattCCTAGTGAGGTACAGCATCTTTTCCTACATTTGTTCAACTTAATTTCTCTATTTCAGTctccttatttgtaaaacagaGACGAGAATTGTCTTTCGTAGTTGTGGGGAGAACGGAACGCGTTAATGCGGGTCTGATTTTAGACCCGTACCTCATGTGTTGTGAGCTCCCGTGAATGCTAACCTCACCTTGCTGCAGAACCAGGCCCGACGTGGGAAGTACCTAGTGTGGGTTTGACTGTAGCCCCCACAGTCACCGCTCCGCTCCCAACGGCAGGTTTGCCAACCACCTCCAGAGACCCGCCCTGCACCTCAAGCCAAAcccagcctgctccctcctcccaaaCGACCATGATTCCGGGCTTCTTTTCTCCCCGCCTCCTTGTGTTTGTTCCAGCCCGTCACCCGGCTGTCACTGTGCTAGGAACCCCGTGGTGCGGTCGTGCTCACTAAGCGGCTGTGTCTAAGTCTGGCTGTCCCCCGCCTTCTCGCGGCCTTTCCTGGCCTGACAGTTCGCTGAAAGTCTGGGCACTCCGGCCCATCGTGGAGGGCGGCTGGCGCCGTCCGGCCCGACCGTCTGCACGCTGGCAGCTGCGTCAGGGGAGCTGACCACAGGCAGGTTCACCCTCTTTGGCAAGACTCTAGATGCTGCTGTTTTTCTTCAAGACACGCGCGGTGTCTCCGTCTTTCTCTGGTCACGGTAGCAGCTGTTGATGCCGTCCGTGATCAGAGCCTAATGCTCTGACTGAGCGAGAACTGCAAAGTAGAggtttttctgttcattttctcttacTAGCCATAAAGAGATGCTCTCCCCGTCTGTGAATTGGTACCCAGTGGTACAGTTCATGTAGAAATTCAGGATAAATgctggatttttctgttttctttacttcATCTCCAAGAGAATGAATGGGTTCTCTTTCATCCTGGTAAGGTAATAAATtagctttgaaaaatatttctaatatccTTACAGACTCATGAATTTCACAAATTTCAATCTGTTGATTTCCTAATTTTCTATACAGGCATCCTCCACTTTTCAAAAGttcatgtaggggcacctgggtggctcagtgggttgagcctctgccttcggctcaggtcatggccccagggtcctgggatcgagccccgcatcgggctccttgctccttggggagcctgcttctctctccgcctctgcctgcctcgctgcctacttgtgatctctgtctgtccaataaataaataaataatctttttttttaagttcggCTACAACACTTTTATGAAAGACGTACATTAGTAATTTTTAACGTATTGTTGGTTTTGGATCCCAAAACGagtctcttgcaggcagcataaaattgtcttttttttatgccagttgtcttttttttttccctccagattttatatgtgtatttgatcacaaggaggcagagagaaagaggggaaagcaggcttcccgctgagcagggagcccgatgcggggctcgatcccaggaccctgagatcatgacctgagccaaaggcagaggtttgagccactgagccacccaggcgccccgcttttaTACGTTTTCTATGTATGTTTTAAGATGTGCTGTTTCGTGAATCATTGCCATCATATCTTCATTTAGCTCTTTGAACGCACTTACACTCTCTGCTTTGAGGACTTTGCAAGATTCAACATTTGGGCCCACTCAGATTCAATCAGCTGCTTTTTTCCCTAAGTGTGAATCACACTTTACTGTTTGCATGTCtcctaagtttttatttcagataatATCTTGTAGCAACTCTGtactttgaattgttttcctcaatattttgttttatttgagtatGTTTTCTGGATCTGAATTCCAAAGTCTGTTCCCCTCATAGCACGCAGCTTCTGGTATCTCTACtcaaatctttaaatttatatttaccttttagCCTGGCTTTTTGGGAGTCACTTCTGTGTCTGTGTTGCTTAGCGGCCCGCCAGTGATTTCGGAGGAGGTTAGTCTCAAAACACTCACCCAGAAGGCTTCTCCCTGTCGGTCAGTCAGTCTCTGGCGGCTGGGGGGCACCTTCCGAGTTCAGCCAGCCCCCAGTCTCCCTTGGCTTTCACTCGACCCTGGCCTCTCTCGGAGCTCCCGACACATGCACAGTGTTTCCTGGAGAAGCAGAGGTGTTTGCAGGGTGGAGCCCTTATGTGGTCATTTGGTTTTCAGGGTCCTGAAGTACCTGTTAGGTGCCTGCTAGGGACCCTTGTTAAACAGCAGTGGCCACTCCCACTGGCCCACAGCCACGGCTGCCGGAGCAGTCCATCTCCTCTGTTGGTTTCATCAGGTTCGTCCCCTTCCACGGCCCTGGCTCTCCCCCCGGCCTACTTCCATCCGGGGGCAAGCAGGAAGCGTCCCCCACTGTGAGGGCTGCTGACCTTCCCACCTCCCGTTCTAGCCCCAAATTGGgcactttttcaaaaataatgccTAAACAGTatgtttctttgcatttccagagttctgaagCTGAGTTTGGACCATTTTGCTCAGTTGTAACCTTGTTTTTCTATACTAAGCCACAGCTGGAACTCAGAACCTTCTTTATAATTCTGAATACTTGCTTTCAagttcaggttttgtttgttctggaatgCATTTCTGTGAATGTTGCGAAGTAGGTGATTGAGTTGGGTTGTTCTAATGCAGGAAACCAGTTTCCAGCCTTCCCCTTATGAAACCATTAGTGCATCCATTCCTGCCTTGTGCCCCCGGGAAGCGTTCTGTGTGCACAGCGCTCGTCCCGGGGCCCGGCTGCTCTGTTTCAGTCCGGTCATCGGTCTGCCCCTTGCTGCAGTTTCTCACTCGTCTCATGGGTAGGCCGTTAACTACTCCCCGTGGTTGGAAACTGAGGTCATTTCCAAGTCTTTCGTATTTGGTCAACACTCTTTGAGCCCAGTCTTTGCGTGCTTTCATTCGTATTTTCCTAGAATCATTTCTTCGACGTGCTTTCCCAGGTTAAGGACTGTACTAAATTTTCAGACTCTTATCACGGAAGATTCCTGCAGAGAAATTTTAATTGGTGATGTCTGCGGGTGTGTATCTGTGGGTCTGcgtctctgggggtgggggggggtggggggggggggggggggggggccaccctggtcgggggggggggggcggggggcacatGTGTCGGGGGAAGTGCAGGCATACGTGtctatggggtgtgtgtgtctagGAGTGCGCACATCTGCGGGAGTGTGTCTGGGGGCACGCGTGTCTGGGGGTATGTCTTGGGGAGGCATGTGTCTATGAGAAGGCACGCGCGGTGGGGAGCATGTGTCTGGGGAGTGTGTTTGGGCTGTAAATGTCTGTGGGCGTGCATGTCTTTGGGGGGGtatatgtgggggtggggggcgtgtgtgtctgtgggggGCGTGGGTGGGGAGGACATGTGTGTCTgcgggggtgtgtgggggtgtgtttGGGAGGGGGCCTGTGGGGGTGGAGAGGCGTGTGTCTTGGGGGCCTCTGTGGGGCGCGTGTGTGTCTGGGGAGGACGTGTGTGTCGGGGGGGTGTCGGGGGGCATGTGTATATGGGGGGCGTGTgtgggaaggtgtgtgtgtgtgtctgggggtcTGTGGGGGGACGGGAGTGTCTGCGGAGGCACGCGTCTGCGGGAGCGTCGCCGTGGGGCTCCGGTGGAACTCAGTCCCTGGTGTTGGCCTCCCCTTTGGAGCGCGTCCTGCGGCTCCTTGGCGAGCAGGGTTTCCGGAGTCACCGCTGCAGAGCACCTGGGGCCCGGGCTTGCTGCTGCCGGTGCCGCGCCGTCATCGGCAGTGTCCTGAGGGTCTGAGGACTGTCGGGTCGGAGAAGGAGCTGCCCAGGATCTTGCCGGAGGAGGTGTCTATGGCCATCTTGGTCCCCCCAGGCGAGAGGGCGGAACCTCTTCCTTCCCGGCTCCTGTGCCACCACCAGGCCCCGTCCGGAAGGACCTGTGGGGTACAGCGCTTTGCGCGCCGAGTGGGTGCCAGTCCTTGTCGCTCTCGTAGGGTTAACGCAGTTTCCTCTTCGAAGCGCGCTGGCCCGGGAGCGTGGATGTGTGGTCGGTCTTTCCTGCCTTTATTTGGCAGAGCTGAAGCTCGCGGTCCTTTGTCCCCacgtttcttcctctttctttgccgccttctcccctcccttccccctctcggtttcgcttttatttttttaagatttcatttatttgacagacagagatcataggcaggcagagagagaggaggaagcaggctccccgcggagcagagagcccgatgcgggactcgatcccaggaccctgagatcatgacctgagccgaaggcagaggcttaacccacggagccacccaggcgccctcggtTTTGGTTTCGATCTCACTGGTTCACTGGTGTCTAAAGGTCAGACGTCACTGTCACCACCACGTTCTCCTACTTTGCGGTCCTGTGAGTGCACATAAAAACGCACCTGCCTTGAGTGGCTGTTAGCGTCTGGGCCTCCTGGCCGGTGGAGAGGCGTTGGGGCCGTGAACCACGGGGCCCTCTGCCCGCCGCATTGCTGCTCCGGCCCAGAAAGCTGGAGCGTGACACAGAGCATCTGGTCCTCAGGGTACCCAGATCCATCCTGCAGATGAGAGTGTGCCCgcgggtgtgtctgtgtgtgtacgtgcctgtgtgtgtgcgcagGGGCATGTGTGCGTATGCCTACACCTAtgcgtgtgtgtacgtgtgtgaaTGGACGTGTTTCTGCACGACATGTGTGTCCGTTTGTcgtccatctgcccctcccctcacggGAGCGCCCAGGCAGGTGGACTTGGTCCTCCTGGGCTCCTTTGCCCTCGTGCGCTGTGTCTGAGCCCCTGTCCCTGTGGCTGTCTCGGCAGGTTCTCCCACGGGCAGGTGGTCTCCGTGGATGAGCTGCGCCCCTTCCAGGACCCGGACTTGAGCTCCCTACAGGCCGGCTCTGCGTGTCTGGCCAAGCAGCAGGATGGCCTCTGGTACCCAGCTCGGATAACCGGTGAGGCTGCCGTGGTCCTGTCAGACAAGGCCCTTCCTGGAGAGCCCTGCTGCATGCCCCAGCGGAGCGAGACCACCCTTGAGCTCGGTCCCATCTTCCTCCCGATGCCCAGGGTGCTCCTGCCGCCACTGAGGCCACTGACCTGGCCTGTCTTTTGCCTCTAGATGTGGATAACGGCTACTACACAGTTAAGTTTGACTCCCTGCTGCTGAAGGAGGCCGTGGTGGAGGGAGACAGCATCCTGCCCCCACTGCGCACGGATCCCACAGGGTCCTCTGACTCTGACAGTGGCGACGCGGACGACCCCAGCTATGCCAGAGGTAATGGCGGCAGGGCAGGGCCCCAGAAGCCGGGAGGGGAGCACTGCCGGCCGTCACCCTGCGAGCTTCCGGCTGGCGGGGCCTCTGACCGTCCGACCAGACAGTGGGGGGGTGTGACTGCAGGGGGGTGGCTGCGCTCTGCAGAGGGGGCACTCGGCCTGGGGGGGGCAGTGACAGAGtgtgcagggtgaggggcaggccCTGGAGCCACAGACGCGGAGACCTGGCCCTCGTCCCCAGGGAGCACACGAGCAGGTTACAACTCCACAGCCCTGTGCCGAGGCAGGGCTGACGTGAGAGTCAGTGTGCAGGAAGAGGCCGCTGGGCGCCTTCCAGTGGTCTCCACACAGCCCGTATCTGGTGGACAGAGGAGAGGCTGGGTCCAGACAGCCAGGGGCAGGAGAGTTCTGGAATAGCTTGGGTACCCGGCCCTTGCGAGGGGTCAGGTAGGGC comes from Mustela nigripes isolate SB6536 chromosome 7, MUSNIG.SB6536, whole genome shotgun sequence and encodes:
- the ZGPAT gene encoding zinc finger CCCH-type with G patch domain-containing protein, which produces MDEEGLQSALRTYDGQLRQVERALGAGLDAAGLDAAGLADLRRLQGDLKELIELTEASLVSVRKSKLLAALDGARAAADEAEDLAQGVAGPAAPGAEPETGPERGAPPAARGREQQQQQQQQQQQQQQQQDGAEDGAEDGAEDDAEGDAEGAWSGRKVNAPFRSPWGTLEYHNAMIAGAAAAGAEAAVRVLCLCPTRESLKPCPFFLDGRCRFQERCRFSHGQVVSVDELRPFQDPDLSSLQAGSACLAKQQDGLWYPARITDVDNGYYTVKFDSLLLKEAVVEGDSILPPLRTDPTGSSDSDSGDADDPSYARVVEPVTADHGACSSAFGGWEVHTRGIGSRLLAKMGYEFGKGLGRHAEGRVEPIHAVVLPRGKSLDQCIETLHKRTRSGRAGTPRPPKCQERGGARPPPRSVFDFLNETLQCRAPGALEAGAAPPGRRSGKEMYRAGESAKRALSLRLFQTEKKIKQTQQDIQGIQKALARNTGRHSVTAAQLQERLAGAQRELGQLRAQEAGLQREQRKADTHKKMTEF